A genomic region of Rhipicephalus sanguineus isolate Rsan-2018 chromosome 3, BIME_Rsan_1.4, whole genome shotgun sequence contains the following coding sequences:
- the LOC119385700 gene encoding cuticle protein 16.8 → MRHSTTLSQPPQPYSFGYNNVDEYGNRQFHSEQGDSNNAKTGSYGYRDANGLYRRVNYVADAYGFRATVDTNEPGTAPGASAGAVFNAAPVVSPVPSRGGQSVAPVAYSAQAAKPYSVGGYDVYGEYGYNPYAGAAGAYGYAPYGRHGGITSGPALGGFAYGGQSPYGYADTGYGAGYRPDVYGGRVGYGNWPSTHHGFRRR, encoded by the coding sequence ATGCGTCACTCTACAACACTTTCGCAGCCACCTCAGCCGTACAGTTTTGGCTACAACAATGTGGACGAGTACGGTAACCGACAGTTCCACAGTGAGCAGGGAGACTCCAACAACGCCAAGACTGGCTCTTACGGCTACAGAGACGCGAATGGCCTCTATCGACGAGTGAACTACGTGGCCGACGCTTATGGCTTTCGGGCCACCGTGGACACCAACGAGCCGGGTACCGCCCCTGGTGCAAGCGCAGGCGCGGTCTTCAACGCTGCGCCAGTCGTCTCACCAGTTCCATCAAGGGGTGGACAGAGTGTGGCACCTGTAGCTTATAGTGCACAAGCTGCGAAACCGTACTCCGTTGGCGGCTACGATGTTTACGGCGAATACGGATACAACCCCTACGCAGGCGCTGCTGGAGCCTATGGGTACGCCCCTTACGGGCGTCACGGAGGCATAACCAGTGGTCCAGCGCTTGGTGGATTTGCCTACGGTGGCCAATCTCCCTATGGATACGCTGATACCGGCTACGGTGCAGGATACAGACCTGATGTCTATGGTGGCCGTGTTGGATACGGAAACTGGCCTTCCACTCATCACGGATTCCGTCGTCGTTAG